TTGATCTCGCTCTTCCGGACTTTGCTGTGTGTAAAACTTGGCCGAGGACCACTTCCAATCGTTGGGGTAGCAGATAGCCACCCGCCGTTTCGATATAACTCTCGCTTTCGGATCGAATTTGTTTCGAAGTTGGCGAAAACTCTCTCTGATTTCTCTTTCTCAGGCACGGGCAGATAGCCAGTGCCATCCAAAACATTACCTGACAATGACTTACGGAGATTGTTTCGGTGCATCAGTGCCTTTGCCACACAACTCACTTTGCCAGTCACTCCTCTCTCGATTACTCTACAGCGTGCAGGGAATCGGTCCATTTCAGGATTACAAAAGCCTGCACGCGAGCTTCGTCAGTTCGATCCTCGCAGTGATCCTACCAGCAGTTCAGAACTTTCCAGAAAGGGAGGTCATCGATTGGGTTCAAAATCGGTTTACGACGAATCACCCCAAAACAGGCGTATTTCCCAAGAAATAACCTAAGGTCATCAAAATCGCGTTTTCCACTATGTGAAAAATGATGATCTGATGACCTCTCTAGGGAAATCCCGGAAAGAAAGGCCCTTCTTGACCCCAAAATGTCCGGAATTTCTGAGATATCTCGTCAAAATCGAAGTGTCGTATGCACTCTAGATCACTGAGGAATCCACACGAAGCTTTTCTTGGTCTCCGGGCTCGCCGTGAGTGTTCCAACCGCCCCAAATTGCAACAGTTCCTGGAGTTCCCAATCGCGGTGAATTCCAGCGGTCGTCCCTCGGCAACGAAAAAGCGGAACCGGTCCTCAAGCTCCAACGGAATTGATCGATCTGATGCAACGCCGTCCTCCCGAGTGAATTTCAGTGATCACAAATAGCCCTATCGTCGCTGACTGGCATCCAGGAAAGATCACTCTCTTCCGGTACGAACGGCCTCGGAAACTTCGGCCCGTTAGCACTCTCGAAGGATTTTCTTTATCGCCCTCAACCTTGAGCCCCGGCTTAAAATCACTCGCCGGGCACACTCCGGCGCCTAAAATCACTTACAGGCAGTAGCGAGAGCGGATTCGTTATCCCATCGAGATTTTCAATTCCGATACTTAGGCTTTTCCATGCTGGTAGGTCAGACCATCGGTGAAGGTGACAAGTCGCTGTACATTGAGAAAGAACTCGGCAGCGGGGCCATGGGCTCCGTTTTCCGGGCTCGCTTTCTCAAGGACAACACGCTGACGGCCCTGAAAGTCATCGCCTTCGGTCTGGCCGACAACGAAACCGCCCGGGCCCGCTTCGACCGCGAGGCCAAAATCCTCAAACAGCTCAAGCACCCTAACATCACCCGCTACTACGGCAGCGGCCACATTCGCAAAACGCCGTTTTTCATGATGGAATACGTCGAAGGGGAATCGCTCGATCACCTGCTCGAGCGGCGCGGCAAACTCCCCTGGGAAGACGTGGTCATCTTCGGCAAGCAGCTGGCGGCCGCTCTCGAGCACGCGCACGAAAAAGGGATCATCCATCGCGATCTGAAGCCCTCGAACATCATGCTCACCAAGGGGGGCACGGTCAAGCTGACCGACTTCGGGATCGCCAAGGATGTCGATCTGACTGCGCTCACCGGAGCCAACAACACCATCGGCACCGCCGCTTACATGTCGCCCGAACAATGCCGGGGAGAACGCAACCTCGGCCCCAAATCGGATATCTATTCGTCCGGGGTGGTTTTCTACGAACTGCTCACCGGCCGAAAGCCCTTCGTCCGGGAAACCTCCATCGATCTGTTCATGGCGCATGTGAACGATCCTTTCGAGCGTCCCAGTCGGCTCGTTCCCAACCTGCCGATGTGGCTGGATACGCTCGTCTGCCAGATGCTGGAAAAGAAGCCGGAATTCCGACCGCTGGACGCCGCGACGGTGGGCCGGGCGCTCCAGGAAATCGAAGATAAAGTCGCTTCGCATAAGAGTGTGGGGGCGGAAGTGGCCAACGCCCGGGTGATCGACCGAATTCAGATGACTTCGCCGCCGGATGAATCGGATCGGGAAGCCACCCGGGTCATTCGATCTTCTTCCAAAAAGAAGAAGGTCAAAAAGAAAACCATCCCCTTTTATCGCAAGCTCTGGTTTGCGCTAACTCTCATTGGCCTGTTCGTGATCGGAGCCGGGATCGGCCTCTACCTGGTAACGCGGCCTGGCGATCCCAAGATCGCTTTCAACCAGGCGATGGAAGAAAAGGACGAGGCCACCAAGGAGCAATTGCTCAGCGCTTATCTCAAACGGCAATCCGGTAACAAGGATGCCGACTGGCAGCGCGCCAATGATGAGTTGTTCGGCCTGAAGGCCAAGAAGATCGATCAGGCGATGTGGAATCGCGTTCGGGCGAAACGGCTGAACCCGGAAGAGGAATACGACAAGCAGGCGTATGCGCTGGTTATGCAGGGCTACAAACTCGAAGCGGAGGGTAACACCAACGGCGCGCTCGAACAATGGATCGATCTGGAGAAGAACTGGGTGAAACAGGAGAACGAAGAGCTAGCTCTCTGGGGCTGGATCGGCCGCCGTCATAAGCAATTGATAAGCGAGGCCGACGGTCTGGAAAAGAGGATGCTCGCCACTCTGCTGAGGGCCCGGGTCGATGAGGAGGAAGCGACACTCGAAGGCGACGACACCAAGCGAACCTACGAAGCCCTGCGACTCGAACTTCTTGGCGATTTACGCGCCGAGCTGAGCGAAGATAAAAAAGGGCCCGTCGGCGATCTGGCGGGGGCGAAGCAGGCCTGGAAATCCCTGCGTGACGATCGGGAAAAGGATAAGCCGATCGATCAGCGCGTTTACTTGATTCTGGCCGCCCGTCATTTCCGCGATCTCGATCCGCAAAAAGCTTCCGAAGCGACCCCGGAACAGCGCGAAGAGATGGTCCGCGGCTTGCTGAAGTGGGCCCTCTCCGTTCAGAAATCGGAGAATCTCATCGTACTTCGGGATATGCGCAATACACTTCGGGATATTCGCGACCTCTACAAAAATGCCCCCTCCCCGCTCGATAAAATCGCTATCGAAGCGGATAGCGAACTGCGTAAACTCAAAAAATAATAGCTGCCCTTTGAACCGCCGGTTACGATAAATTTCGGACCGGCGAATTTTTCCCGGACGGACGCTCTACCATGTCATCTACCTATATTCCTCGCCCGAAAAGTCAGGCCGCTTTCGAACGCGCTCAGAAAGTGATTCCCGGTGGAGTCAACAGTCCCGCTCGAGCTTTCGGTGGAGTGGGTGGAACCCCCTTGTTCATCGCGCGAGCCGAAGGACCGTATCTCTACGATCTCGACGGCCATCGCTACCTGGATTACATCGGCTCCTGGGGGCCCATGATTCTGGGGCACTGCCATCCCAAGGTGGTGGCCGCCGTGCTGGAGGCGGTGCACAACGGCAGCAGCTACGGCGCCCCATGCGAAAAAGAATCGGAACTGGCCGAGCTGATCTGCAGTCTGATGCCGAGCATGGAAATGGTTCGGATGGTCAGTTCCGGCACCGAAGCAGCCATGAGCGCGGTACGGCTGGCCCGCGGCTACACCGGCCGCAATCTGATTGTGAAATTCGCCGGCTGTTACCACGGCCACGTCGATGCCCTGCTCGTCTCGGCCGGCTCCAGCGCCTTGACGCTCGGCGTGCCAAGCAGCCCCGGAGTACCGGCCGGCTGCACGCAGGATACGGTTGTGCTGCGCTACAACGACTGTCAGGCGCTGCGCGATCTCTTTGCCACTCGCGGGAACCTGATCGCCGGGGTAATGCTGGAACCCTTTGTCGGCAACATGGGACTCGTCAGCCCTTCCAAAGAGTTCCTCGACGAACTCTGGAAACTGACACGCCGTCATGGTAGCCTGCTGATATTCGATGAAGTAATGACCGGCTTCCGGCTGGCACCAGGCGGTGCCCAGGAACTGCTGGGCATCAAGCCGGACGTCACCGTCCTGGGCAAAATTATCGGCGGCGGTTACCCGGTCGGCGCCTATGGGGGCCGGGCGGAAGTGATGAAGAAGATCATGCCGGCCGGGCCGGTTTTCCAGGCGGGCACGCTTTCGGGAAATCCGGTGGCGATGGCGGCCGGATTAGCCACTTTAAAAGAGTTGCGGGATAATCCACCCTACGCTCAACTCGATCAGCTATCAAAACGGTTGTGCGACGGACTCACCCAATTCGCGACAGCGAGGAATATTCCTCATCAGATTAATCGCATCGGCAGTATGTGGACGCTGTTTTTCACAGGTACGCCGGTGGTCGATCTGGATACCGCCAAGACCAGCAATACGGAAAAATTCAGCCGGTTCTTCTGGTCGATGATGGACCGCGGAGTTTACCTTCCCTGCAGCCAGTTCGAAGCCGCCTTTACCTCCGCGGCCCATACGCCGGAGATGATCGATACTACTCTGCAAGCGGCCCGCGAAGCCCTGAACAAGCTGTAGTCGCCGAGGTTTTTTCGATTTGAGACGCGAAACTTGGACGCCCCGATGAGCCTCGCTACATTAACTGCACAGGCATAGTTTCCTCTCCTCAACCATCTACAAGGTCAACTGCATGCAACGTATCTTCCTCGCATTGGGATTGCTGTTGCTCACCACCGCGGGTGCAACCGCCGGTCCCAAGATCGAGCGCGTCAAATTCGGCACCCTGCCGGACGGTACCGAAGTCGATCTCTACACCCTGACGAACGGCAACATGGTGGCCAAGATCACCAACTACGGAGGCATCGTCACTTCGCTGATGGTTCCCGATAAAAACGGCCGGCCGGTCGACGTCGTGCTCGGCTTCGACAACCTCAAAGATTACGTCGATAGCAGCCCGTACTTCGGGGCCATCATCGGACGGGTCGGCAATCGCATCGCCAATGCCAAGTTCTCGCTCGATGGCAAAGAATACAAGCTCGATGCCAACAACCCCCCGCACAGTCTGCACGGCGGCAAAAAGGGCTTCGACAAGCAAGTCTGGAAAGCCTCGCCGCGAATCATCAAGGACAACCCCAAACTGACTTTAAGCTACGTCAGTAAAGACGGCGAAGAGGGCTATCCCGGAACTCTGACGGTCACCGTTGAATATACGCTGAAAGATAATGCCCTGATGATCGATTACACCGCTTACACCGACAAAGCGACTCCGGTGAATCTCACTCATCACAGCTATTTCAACCTCAGCGGCCACAACGCGGGCGAAATTCTCAATCACGATTTGATGATCTTCGCCGACAAGTACACGCCCGGAGATAAAACGTTGATTCCGACCGGCAAAATCGAACCGGTCGAAGGCACGCCGCTCGATTTCCGCATGAGCACTCCCATCGGCAAACGACTGAAAGACACCGGCCTCGACCCGGTCGGCTACGACCACAACTACGTTCTGCGCGGCCAAAAAGGACTGGTGGAAAAAGCGGCGGAAGTCTCTTCACCGGTGACAGGTATCAAGATGCTGGTGCTGACCACGGAGCCGGGTCTGCAATTCTACACCGGGAATTTTCTCGGTAAGGAAGTGGGCAAGGGCGGATCCAAGTACCCCAAGTACGGCGCGTTCTGTCTGGAAGCTCAGCACTATCCCGATTCGCCCAACAAGCCGGAGTTTCCGTCGATCACACTGAAACCGGGCCAGGTCTACAAGCAGAAGACCACTTATGAATTCGGCACGAAGTAAAACAGTTTGCAAGATCGATCAGGCTCCTCGCGAGCCTGATCCCACATATCTACCGCTAATTCAGCGTTCGTCCCAGCGGCCCCGCCAACATTTTCAACGAATCGATCAACTTCGAAAAGGCTGCGAAATTCAGCGATTGCGCGCCATCGCTCATTGCCTTGTCGGGATCGGGATGGATTTCGATCAAGAGGCCGTCGGCCCCCGCCGCCAGGGCCGCTAAGGCCATTGGAGGGACATACGGCCGTTTACCGGTGCCGTGACTGGGATCGACGAAAATGGGAAGGTGGGAAAGCGATTTACAGGGTGGGATGACCGAAAGATCGAGCGTGTTTCGCGAATGGTCTGAAAAGGTACGTACGCCCCGCTCACAGAGGATGACCTGATAATTGCCCCCGGCCATGACGTACTCGGCGGACATCAGCCATTCTTCCAAGGTCGCACTCATGCCGCGTTTCAACAGGACCGGCTTGCGGGCCAGACCGACGCGTTTCAACAAGGCAAAATTCTGCATGTTGCGGGTGCCGATCTGGATGATGTCGGCCGCTTCTTCCACGATATCGGCGTTTTCGGTATCCATCAGTTCGGTGACGATGCCAATACCGGTATTCTTGCGAACGCGTTTGAGAATCTCCAAGCCTTCTTTGCCCATCCCCTGGAAGGAATAGGGACTAGTACGAGGTTTGAAGGCTCCGGCCCGCAACATCTTCACGCCGATGCCCATCAGAAACTCGGCGGTCTGTTGAATCATCGCTTCGTTTTCCACGGAACAGGGCCCGGCAATCATGGTGAAATGACCCGGTCCGACCGTGGTTTGCGGGAATTCAATTTTGGTGTCCGTCGGGTGCATTTCCCGCGAGGCGAGTTTGAACGGCTTGGTGACGCGGATACACTCCTTGACCCCCTCGAGCACTTCGAAGGAACGGGAATCGACGGCTCCCGTATTGCCGGTGATGCCGATAGCTGTCCGGGTGGCTCCTGGTAAAGGATGGGCCGTCAGCCCCTGCGCGGCAATGGCTTTCAGTACGTGCTCGATCTGATCCTTGGAAGCGCCGGATTGCATCACTACCAGCATGGAAGAACTCGTTTCCGCAAAAACAAGAAAACACGACCGCGAGCGAAAACCTATTATAGTCTCTCAGGGCGCAGGATCATCCCATAGGACAATCCGGTAATGGCCGAAGTTCGCGATTCAGAACCCGTTTCTCAAGACTGGCCGGAGGAATACCAGCCGGCCGTCGACCGACTGGGCAAACCGCTGGCGGAACATCACTTTCCGGAGAACGAGTATCGCCGACGCATGCGCCGCGTCTGGCTGATGCTTATTACGTCGATTCTCTGGCCGATTTTCAGCTGCATTGGCGGCTTTCTCATCGGCTTGGGCTTCAACGCCAGCTTCCTCACCCTCTATCTGGTTGTGTTCGTCTTCAGCGTCTGGCAGTTCCGGGTGACCCGGCTCAACCGCCGGGCGCGAGTATTGCGCTTTGAAACCGGGCTCTTG
The genomic region above belongs to Telmatocola sphagniphila and contains:
- a CDS encoding serine/threonine-protein kinase produces the protein MLVGQTIGEGDKSLYIEKELGSGAMGSVFRARFLKDNTLTALKVIAFGLADNETARARFDREAKILKQLKHPNITRYYGSGHIRKTPFFMMEYVEGESLDHLLERRGKLPWEDVVIFGKQLAAALEHAHEKGIIHRDLKPSNIMLTKGGTVKLTDFGIAKDVDLTALTGANNTIGTAAYMSPEQCRGERNLGPKSDIYSSGVVFYELLTGRKPFVRETSIDLFMAHVNDPFERPSRLVPNLPMWLDTLVCQMLEKKPEFRPLDAATVGRALQEIEDKVASHKSVGAEVANARVIDRIQMTSPPDESDREATRVIRSSSKKKKVKKKTIPFYRKLWFALTLIGLFVIGAGIGLYLVTRPGDPKIAFNQAMEEKDEATKEQLLSAYLKRQSGNKDADWQRANDELFGLKAKKIDQAMWNRVRAKRLNPEEEYDKQAYALVMQGYKLEAEGNTNGALEQWIDLEKNWVKQENEELALWGWIGRRHKQLISEADGLEKRMLATLLRARVDEEEATLEGDDTKRTYEALRLELLGDLRAELSEDKKGPVGDLAGAKQAWKSLRDDREKDKPIDQRVYLILAARHFRDLDPQKASEATPEQREEMVRGLLKWALSVQKSENLIVLRDMRNTLRDIRDLYKNAPSPLDKIAIEADSELRKLKK
- the hemL gene encoding glutamate-1-semialdehyde 2,1-aminomutase gives rise to the protein MSSTYIPRPKSQAAFERAQKVIPGGVNSPARAFGGVGGTPLFIARAEGPYLYDLDGHRYLDYIGSWGPMILGHCHPKVVAAVLEAVHNGSSYGAPCEKESELAELICSLMPSMEMVRMVSSGTEAAMSAVRLARGYTGRNLIVKFAGCYHGHVDALLVSAGSSALTLGVPSSPGVPAGCTQDTVVLRYNDCQALRDLFATRGNLIAGVMLEPFVGNMGLVSPSKEFLDELWKLTRRHGSLLIFDEVMTGFRLAPGGAQELLGIKPDVTVLGKIIGGGYPVGAYGGRAEVMKKIMPAGPVFQAGTLSGNPVAMAAGLATLKELRDNPPYAQLDQLSKRLCDGLTQFATARNIPHQINRIGSMWTLFFTGTPVVDLDTAKTSNTEKFSRFFWSMMDRGVYLPCSQFEAAFTSAAHTPEMIDTTLQAAREALNKL
- a CDS encoding aldose epimerase family protein; the protein is MQRIFLALGLLLLTTAGATAGPKIERVKFGTLPDGTEVDLYTLTNGNMVAKITNYGGIVTSLMVPDKNGRPVDVVLGFDNLKDYVDSSPYFGAIIGRVGNRIANAKFSLDGKEYKLDANNPPHSLHGGKKGFDKQVWKASPRIIKDNPKLTLSYVSKDGEEGYPGTLTVTVEYTLKDNALMIDYTAYTDKATPVNLTHHSYFNLSGHNAGEILNHDLMIFADKYTPGDKTLIPTGKIEPVEGTPLDFRMSTPIGKRLKDTGLDPVGYDHNYVLRGQKGLVEKAAEVSSPVTGIKMLVLTTEPGLQFYTGNFLGKEVGKGGSKYPKYGAFCLEAQHYPDSPNKPEFPSITLKPGQVYKQKTTYEFGTK
- the aroF gene encoding 3-deoxy-7-phosphoheptulonate synthase; this encodes MLVVMQSGASKDQIEHVLKAIAAQGLTAHPLPGATRTAIGITGNTGAVDSRSFEVLEGVKECIRVTKPFKLASREMHPTDTKIEFPQTTVGPGHFTMIAGPCSVENEAMIQQTAEFLMGIGVKMLRAGAFKPRTSPYSFQGMGKEGLEILKRVRKNTGIGIVTELMDTENADIVEEAADIIQIGTRNMQNFALLKRVGLARKPVLLKRGMSATLEEWLMSAEYVMAGGNYQVILCERGVRTFSDHSRNTLDLSVIPPCKSLSHLPIFVDPSHGTGKRPYVPPMALAALAAGADGLLIEIHPDPDKAMSDGAQSLNFAAFSKLIDSLKMLAGPLGRTLN